One Drosophila santomea strain STO CAGO 1482 chromosome X, Prin_Dsan_1.1, whole genome shotgun sequence DNA segment encodes these proteins:
- the LOC120455037 gene encoding transmembrane protein 132E isoform X2, protein MNKMMRYCLIIALQLSLAYSVEVHFEAPDSGFFLKHARQPPVTPEIANVQTSSAVPPLRQRSTYDSVLSLDRFTVVETTQPVSIRASYGPFSTKQTVPARYIVPDTMDSQSGDYMNNATLLELQQPNMHLDISAHLVRSSVSQDAPVLRVLFHAGADPGGHLQRQKVCVLLHVAMGSEQPLKGRCMPEGEDGVCVAEVVVPLGWWPQLPAPTQDGSSQAPPKVPQRYAQVSYSVFEPPLRNPEQCEPKVQIQPLTTFAQVPLLAARTPYRMLRADDAVTFLLPQHPLYPLSRLHVPVFLHQYPDQRVAAFTVRARVKAGLKILGATASTDQWSVSVEKENPKHTTARVTAFRKEAESSVESGGNLTSEVFEVFSWLLEVAEDTNDIVDGGKIVWSVTHVYDTPKDKDSGELVIPDDNKKRLIAKLEINKDDIQAVLPMAKIWEVMNTAVLTGRQVAQAMKVFIVSQAGKVADVTLQSSCHAEDESVIKVSSSCSSVYVDGSEQRGSSNASVIVKYGTYVGVAKFIVWMPEFPLEVYISDFRLSQIKGWKVTDDNHYLHNKQSRRRKKRSYVWGQHGTNYYNNLGADKTICRARYQQSPVEVYAKFLAVDQNSGRTSYFISRRTGLRVTDLVQPLLRVADPKIASLKGRILQGKSMGRTDVQVLSPITGRVIGTKEIRVGSDKVNLSKLIVRVISGLQLTISPDNTIENGYLAETSVTHKLTAQYQEGLLDIDLEFTDGSKTPLRDIAVEDYFLLVESLDTEVVAFAPMLASHHPRVIAVGEGNGNLLRVTLLLSEECRQRRGTLSSSKQNKSNAAPLASALASIEVDFNNVDIVSKQEAIQNDGTVGRERKNYRQTGDLADIIVGIPLRDSSQLYEPTVQARQHRGSIQAVHKGHHGKGIAGTGTMTTMELGMYVLLTAFCFAIIVFVISCVVYASKFRPAMIESGLDPLSSGKSNGSGGSGGFRDVRLKESTTNAHDWVWLGRSTIDRQSIVAETNTHLNPRDSRMRITSNPIVNYDNGRRVSSFDQQPKLQTHIVPASNLNKQHADHYLANERKDNALDYKPPVPPHRNVGARACLPVQPVPGTGSVKDAAPNKRYSQLYRREHLQNSDSNANQQPAQQPNQQPPTERPHPLANAHPHPHPHQHQRSHSHSHNFSQEPLIKAAHNKIKQQQQQQQQQQQQQQQHEELHNAEKLVEYTNPHQKNAFQFDSLTPKRVTKAAASSPATPSTSSTSAVQGKAKENHSMASSTGDAANSNGTDEIIRLPASAVSQEPTTKSSRVKRATVVGNPMFSATVDESATPGERLGLDDLDMDYEQIMHYFDNLKESNA, encoded by the exons ATGAACAAGATGATGAGATACTGCCTCATAATTGCTTTGCAGCTGTCGTTGGCAT ACTCCGTGGAGGTGCACTTTGAGGCGCCGGATAGTGGCTTCTTTCTGAAGCACGCCCGTCAACCACCTGTGACGCCGGAGATCGCCAACGTGCAAACATCCTCGGCAGTGCCGCCGCTACGGCAAAGATCCACATACGATTCCGTGTTATCCCTGGACAGATTCACTGTGGTGGAGACCACGCAGCCGGTGTCCATTCGCGCCAGCTATGGACCCTTTTCCACGAAACAAACGGTGCCAGCCCGCTACATTGTGCCGGACACAATGGACAGCCAGTCGGGCGATTATATGAAC AATGCCACTCTACTGGAACTCCAGCAGCCCAACATGCATCTAGACATCTCCGCCCATTTAGTGCGCTCCAGTGTATCGCAGGACGCTCCCGTGCTTCGGGTACTATTCCATGCCGGAGCCGATCCGGGTGGTCACTTGCAGCGTCAGAAGGTCTGTGTACTCCTGCACGTGGCCATGGGCTCGGAGCAGCCGCTCAAGGGACGCTGCATGCCGGAGGGCGAGGACGGTGTCTGCGTAGCCGAAGTGGTTGTGCCCCTGGGCTGGTGGCCCCAGCTGCCCGCGCCCACACAGGATGGCAGCAGCCAGGCGCCACCCAAAGTGCCGCAGCGGTATGCCCAGGTCTCGTACAGTGTCTTTGAACCACCATTGCGGAATCCCGAGCAATGCGAGCCCAAGGTGCAGATCCAACCGCTGACCACATTCGCCCAGGTGCCTTTGTTGGCCGCCAGGACTCCCTATCGTATGTTGCGCGCCGACGATGCCGTCACATTTTTGCTGCCCCAACATCCACTGTATCCACTGTCACGTCTCCATGTGCCCGTTTTTCTCCACCAATATCCCGATCAGCGGGTGGCCGCCTTCACAGTGAGAGCTCGTGTCAAGGCGGGCTTGAAGATTTTGGGCGCCACTGCCTCCACAGACCAGTGGAGCGTCTCCGTTGAGAAGGAAAATCCCAAGCACACCACAGCCCGGGTGACCGCATTCCGCAAAGAGGCCGAATCCAGTGTGGAAAGCGGAGGTAATCTAACCAGCGAGGTGTTTGAGGTATTCTCATGGCTGCTCGAGGTGGCCGAGGACACCAATGATATTGTGGATGGTGGCAAGATTGTGTGGTCCGTGACCCATGTCTATGACACGCCAAAGGACAAGGATTCCGGCGAACTGGTTATACCCGATGACAACAAGAAGCGACTAATTGCCAAGCTGGAGATCAATAAGGACGACATTCAGGCGGTGCTGCCGATGGCCAAGATCTGGGAGGTGATGAACACGGCAGTGCTAACCGGCAGGCAGGTGGCCCAGGCCATGAAGGTGTTTATCGTTTCGCAGGCAGGCAAGGTGGCCGATGTGACGCTACAGAGCTCTTGTCATGCCGAAGACGAAAGTGTGATCAAG GTTTCCTCGTCCTGCAGTTCTGTTTATGTGGATGGCTCCGAGCAGCGAGGGTCTTCCAATGCCTCGGTCATAGTCAAGTATGGTACCtatgtgggcgtggccaagtTCATCGTTTGGATGCCCGAGTTCCCGCTGGAGGTTTACATATCCGATTTCCGTCTCTCCCAAATCAAGGGATGGAAAGTAACCGATGACAATCACTATCT ACACAACAAGCAGTCGCGCCGGAGAAAGAAGAGATCCTACGTCTGGGGTCAGCACGGAACCAACTACTATAACAATCTGGGAGCAGACAAGACGATTTGTCGAGCTCGCTATCAGCAAAGTCCCGTGGAGGTGTACGCCAAATTCCTGGCCGTGGATCAG AACTCTGGACGCACCAGCTACTTTATCTCACGGCGTACAGGCCTAAGAGTTACGGATCTGGTGCAGCCGCTGCTTCGTGTGGCCGATCCCAAGATCGCATCTCTGAAGGGTCGAATTCTGCAGGGCAAGTCCATGGGACGCACCGATGTGCAGGTCCTGTCACCTATAACGGGGCGAGTAATTGGCACCAAGGAAATCCGTGTGGGCAGCGACAAGGTCAACCTTTCAAAGCTCATTGTGCGCGTCATTTCGGGCCTGCAGCTCACCATCAGTCCGGACAACACGATTGAGAACGGCTACCTGGCGGAGACTTCCGTTACCCACAAGCTGACTGCTCAGTATCAGGAAGGACTGCTTGACATCGATCTTGAGTTTACCGATGGCTCCAAAACTCCTTTGCG AGATATTGCCGTGGAGGACTACTTCCTGCTGGTGGAGAGCTTGGACACAGAGGTGGTGGCATTTGCTCCGATGCTGGCTTCCCATCATCCGCGTGTCATTGCCGTCGGCGAGGGCAATGGTAACCTGCTGCGCGTGACCCTTTTACTTTCCGAGGAGTGCCGCCAGCGACGCGGCACGTTGAGCAGCTCCAAACAGAACAAATCGAATGCAGCACCACTGGCCAGTGCATTGGCATCCATTGAAGTGGATTTCAACAATGTGGATATCGTGAGCAAGCAGGAGGCCATCCAAAATGATGGCACTGTGGGCAGGGAAAGAAAGAACTATAGGCAAACAGGCGATCTGGCCGATATCATTG TGGGCATCCCTTTGCGCGACTCCAGCCAGCTGTACGAGCCAACTGTCCAGGCGCGTCAGCATCGGGGGAGCATTCAGGCGGTTCATAAGGGTCATCATGGCAAGGGTATTGCTGGCACAGGCACCATGACCACCATGGAACTGGGCATGTACGTCCTGCTCACTGCGTTCTGCTTCGCTATTATTGTGTTTGTGATCTCTTGCGTGGTGTATGCCTCCAAATTCCGGCCAGCAATGATTGAATCCGGCTTGGATCCTCTGTCGTCGGGCAAGAGCAATGGTTCTGGTGGATCTGGGGGCTTCCGGGATGTGCGCCTAAAGGAGTCGACTACGAATGCACACGATTGGGTCTGGCTGGGACGCTCCACCATCGACCGCCAGTCGATTGTGGCTGAGACCAACACGCATCTGAATCCGAGAG ATTCCCGCATGCGCATCACTAGCAATCCGATTGTCAACTACGACAATGGACGTCGCGTGAGCTCCTTTGACCAACAGCCTAAGCTGCAGACGCATATCGTGCCGGCCTCCAATCTAAACAAACAGCACGCCGACCA CTATTTGGCCAACGAGCGCAAGGATAATGCCCTGGACTACAAGCCACCAGTGCCGCCGCATAGGAATGTGGGCGCCCGAGCATGCCTACCGGTTCAGCCAGTGCCCGGTACTGGGTCTGTAAAG GATGCAGCACCCAACAAGCGCTACAGTCAGCTGTACAGACGTGAGCATCTGCAAAACAGCGATAGCAATGCCAATCAACAGCCGGCACAGCAGCCGAATCAGCAACCGCCAACAGAACGCCCTCATCCACTGGCCAAtgcccatccacatccacatccgcaccAGCATCAGCGCAGCCATAGCCACAGCCACAACTTCAGCCAGGAGCCACTCATTAAGGCGGCGCACAACAAAatcaagcagcagcaacaacaacagcagcaacaacaacaacagcagcagcaacacgagGAGCTGCACAACGCCGAGAAGCTGGTGGAGTACACGAATCCGCACCAGAAGAACGCGTTTCAGTTCGATTCGCTGACACCAAAGAGAGTTACCAAAGCAGCCGCGTCATCGCCGGCAACGCCGTCCACATCATCCACATCGGCAGTCCAGGGCAAAGCTAAAG AAAACCACAGCATGGCTAGCAGCACTGGGGATGCGGCCAACTCAAATGGAACGGACGAGATTATAAGGCTGCCAGCCAGCGCCGTCAGCCAGGAGCCCACCACGAAATCGTCGCGTGTCAAACGCGCCACCGTGGTGGGCAATCCGATGTTCTCGGCCACCGTCGATGAGTCTGCCACTCCCGGCGAGCGTCTTGGTCTGGACGATCTCGACATGGATTACGAGCAGATCATGCACTACTTTGACAACCTAAAG GAGTCAAATGCCTGA
- the LOC120455037 gene encoding transmembrane protein 132E isoform X1 — MNKMMRYCLIIALQLSLAYSVEVHFEAPDSGFFLKHARQPPVTPEIANVQTSSAVPPLRQRSTYDSVLSLDRFTVVETTQPVSIRASYGPFSTKQTVPARYIVPDTMDSQSGDYMNNATLLELQQPNMHLDISAHLVRSSVSQDAPVLRVLFHAGADPGGHLQRQKVCVLLHVAMGSEQPLKGRCMPEGEDGVCVAEVVVPLGWWPQLPAPTQDGSSQAPPKVPQRYAQVSYSVFEPPLRNPEQCEPKVQIQPLTTFAQVPLLAARTPYRMLRADDAVTFLLPQHPLYPLSRLHVPVFLHQYPDQRVAAFTVRARVKAGLKILGATASTDQWSVSVEKENPKHTTARVTAFRKEAESSVESGGNLTSEVFEVFSWLLEVAEDTNDIVDGGKIVWSVTHVYDTPKDKDSGELVIPDDNKKRLIAKLEINKDDIQAVLPMAKIWEVMNTAVLTGRQVAQAMKVFIVSQAGKVADVTLQSSCHAEDESVIKVSSSCSSVYVDGSEQRGSSNASVIVKYGTYVGVAKFIVWMPEFPLEVYISDFRLSQIKGWKVTDDNHYLHNKQSRRRKKRSYVWGQHGTNYYNNLGADKTICRARYQQSPVEVYAKFLAVDQNSGRTSYFISRRTGLRVTDLVQPLLRVADPKIASLKGRILQGKSMGRTDVQVLSPITGRVIGTKEIRVGSDKVNLSKLIVRVISGLQLTISPDNTIENGYLAETSVTHKLTAQYQEGLLDIDLEFTDGSKTPLRDIAVEDYFLLVESLDTEVVAFAPMLASHHPRVIAVGEGNGNLLRVTLLLSEECRQRRGTLSSSKQNKSNAAPLASALASIEVDFNNVDIVSKQEAIQNDGTVGRERKNYRQTGDLADIIVGIPLRDSSQLYEPTVQARQHRGSIQAVHKGHHGKGIAGTGTMTTMELGMYVLLTAFCFAIIVFVISCVVYASKFRPAMIESGLDPLSSGKSNGSGGSGGFRDVRLKESTTNAHDWVWLGRSTIDRQSIVAETNTHLNPRDSRMRITSNPIVNYDNGRRVSSFDQQPKLQTHIVPASNLNKQHADHYLANERKDNALDYKPPVPPHRNVGARACLPVQPVPGTGSVKQDAAPNKRYSQLYRREHLQNSDSNANQQPAQQPNQQPPTERPHPLANAHPHPHPHQHQRSHSHSHNFSQEPLIKAAHNKIKQQQQQQQQQQQQQQQHEELHNAEKLVEYTNPHQKNAFQFDSLTPKRVTKAAASSPATPSTSSTSAVQGKAKENHSMASSTGDAANSNGTDEIIRLPASAVSQEPTTKSSRVKRATVVGNPMFSATVDESATPGERLGLDDLDMDYEQIMHYFDNLKESNA; from the exons ATGAACAAGATGATGAGATACTGCCTCATAATTGCTTTGCAGCTGTCGTTGGCAT ACTCCGTGGAGGTGCACTTTGAGGCGCCGGATAGTGGCTTCTTTCTGAAGCACGCCCGTCAACCACCTGTGACGCCGGAGATCGCCAACGTGCAAACATCCTCGGCAGTGCCGCCGCTACGGCAAAGATCCACATACGATTCCGTGTTATCCCTGGACAGATTCACTGTGGTGGAGACCACGCAGCCGGTGTCCATTCGCGCCAGCTATGGACCCTTTTCCACGAAACAAACGGTGCCAGCCCGCTACATTGTGCCGGACACAATGGACAGCCAGTCGGGCGATTATATGAAC AATGCCACTCTACTGGAACTCCAGCAGCCCAACATGCATCTAGACATCTCCGCCCATTTAGTGCGCTCCAGTGTATCGCAGGACGCTCCCGTGCTTCGGGTACTATTCCATGCCGGAGCCGATCCGGGTGGTCACTTGCAGCGTCAGAAGGTCTGTGTACTCCTGCACGTGGCCATGGGCTCGGAGCAGCCGCTCAAGGGACGCTGCATGCCGGAGGGCGAGGACGGTGTCTGCGTAGCCGAAGTGGTTGTGCCCCTGGGCTGGTGGCCCCAGCTGCCCGCGCCCACACAGGATGGCAGCAGCCAGGCGCCACCCAAAGTGCCGCAGCGGTATGCCCAGGTCTCGTACAGTGTCTTTGAACCACCATTGCGGAATCCCGAGCAATGCGAGCCCAAGGTGCAGATCCAACCGCTGACCACATTCGCCCAGGTGCCTTTGTTGGCCGCCAGGACTCCCTATCGTATGTTGCGCGCCGACGATGCCGTCACATTTTTGCTGCCCCAACATCCACTGTATCCACTGTCACGTCTCCATGTGCCCGTTTTTCTCCACCAATATCCCGATCAGCGGGTGGCCGCCTTCACAGTGAGAGCTCGTGTCAAGGCGGGCTTGAAGATTTTGGGCGCCACTGCCTCCACAGACCAGTGGAGCGTCTCCGTTGAGAAGGAAAATCCCAAGCACACCACAGCCCGGGTGACCGCATTCCGCAAAGAGGCCGAATCCAGTGTGGAAAGCGGAGGTAATCTAACCAGCGAGGTGTTTGAGGTATTCTCATGGCTGCTCGAGGTGGCCGAGGACACCAATGATATTGTGGATGGTGGCAAGATTGTGTGGTCCGTGACCCATGTCTATGACACGCCAAAGGACAAGGATTCCGGCGAACTGGTTATACCCGATGACAACAAGAAGCGACTAATTGCCAAGCTGGAGATCAATAAGGACGACATTCAGGCGGTGCTGCCGATGGCCAAGATCTGGGAGGTGATGAACACGGCAGTGCTAACCGGCAGGCAGGTGGCCCAGGCCATGAAGGTGTTTATCGTTTCGCAGGCAGGCAAGGTGGCCGATGTGACGCTACAGAGCTCTTGTCATGCCGAAGACGAAAGTGTGATCAAG GTTTCCTCGTCCTGCAGTTCTGTTTATGTGGATGGCTCCGAGCAGCGAGGGTCTTCCAATGCCTCGGTCATAGTCAAGTATGGTACCtatgtgggcgtggccaagtTCATCGTTTGGATGCCCGAGTTCCCGCTGGAGGTTTACATATCCGATTTCCGTCTCTCCCAAATCAAGGGATGGAAAGTAACCGATGACAATCACTATCT ACACAACAAGCAGTCGCGCCGGAGAAAGAAGAGATCCTACGTCTGGGGTCAGCACGGAACCAACTACTATAACAATCTGGGAGCAGACAAGACGATTTGTCGAGCTCGCTATCAGCAAAGTCCCGTGGAGGTGTACGCCAAATTCCTGGCCGTGGATCAG AACTCTGGACGCACCAGCTACTTTATCTCACGGCGTACAGGCCTAAGAGTTACGGATCTGGTGCAGCCGCTGCTTCGTGTGGCCGATCCCAAGATCGCATCTCTGAAGGGTCGAATTCTGCAGGGCAAGTCCATGGGACGCACCGATGTGCAGGTCCTGTCACCTATAACGGGGCGAGTAATTGGCACCAAGGAAATCCGTGTGGGCAGCGACAAGGTCAACCTTTCAAAGCTCATTGTGCGCGTCATTTCGGGCCTGCAGCTCACCATCAGTCCGGACAACACGATTGAGAACGGCTACCTGGCGGAGACTTCCGTTACCCACAAGCTGACTGCTCAGTATCAGGAAGGACTGCTTGACATCGATCTTGAGTTTACCGATGGCTCCAAAACTCCTTTGCG AGATATTGCCGTGGAGGACTACTTCCTGCTGGTGGAGAGCTTGGACACAGAGGTGGTGGCATTTGCTCCGATGCTGGCTTCCCATCATCCGCGTGTCATTGCCGTCGGCGAGGGCAATGGTAACCTGCTGCGCGTGACCCTTTTACTTTCCGAGGAGTGCCGCCAGCGACGCGGCACGTTGAGCAGCTCCAAACAGAACAAATCGAATGCAGCACCACTGGCCAGTGCATTGGCATCCATTGAAGTGGATTTCAACAATGTGGATATCGTGAGCAAGCAGGAGGCCATCCAAAATGATGGCACTGTGGGCAGGGAAAGAAAGAACTATAGGCAAACAGGCGATCTGGCCGATATCATTG TGGGCATCCCTTTGCGCGACTCCAGCCAGCTGTACGAGCCAACTGTCCAGGCGCGTCAGCATCGGGGGAGCATTCAGGCGGTTCATAAGGGTCATCATGGCAAGGGTATTGCTGGCACAGGCACCATGACCACCATGGAACTGGGCATGTACGTCCTGCTCACTGCGTTCTGCTTCGCTATTATTGTGTTTGTGATCTCTTGCGTGGTGTATGCCTCCAAATTCCGGCCAGCAATGATTGAATCCGGCTTGGATCCTCTGTCGTCGGGCAAGAGCAATGGTTCTGGTGGATCTGGGGGCTTCCGGGATGTGCGCCTAAAGGAGTCGACTACGAATGCACACGATTGGGTCTGGCTGGGACGCTCCACCATCGACCGCCAGTCGATTGTGGCTGAGACCAACACGCATCTGAATCCGAGAG ATTCCCGCATGCGCATCACTAGCAATCCGATTGTCAACTACGACAATGGACGTCGCGTGAGCTCCTTTGACCAACAGCCTAAGCTGCAGACGCATATCGTGCCGGCCTCCAATCTAAACAAACAGCACGCCGACCA CTATTTGGCCAACGAGCGCAAGGATAATGCCCTGGACTACAAGCCACCAGTGCCGCCGCATAGGAATGTGGGCGCCCGAGCATGCCTACCGGTTCAGCCAGTGCCCGGTACTGGGTCTGTAAAG CAGGATGCAGCACCCAACAAGCGCTACAGTCAGCTGTACAGACGTGAGCATCTGCAAAACAGCGATAGCAATGCCAATCAACAGCCGGCACAGCAGCCGAATCAGCAACCGCCAACAGAACGCCCTCATCCACTGGCCAAtgcccatccacatccacatccgcaccAGCATCAGCGCAGCCATAGCCACAGCCACAACTTCAGCCAGGAGCCACTCATTAAGGCGGCGCACAACAAAatcaagcagcagcaacaacaacagcagcaacaacaacaacagcagcagcaacacgagGAGCTGCACAACGCCGAGAAGCTGGTGGAGTACACGAATCCGCACCAGAAGAACGCGTTTCAGTTCGATTCGCTGACACCAAAGAGAGTTACCAAAGCAGCCGCGTCATCGCCGGCAACGCCGTCCACATCATCCACATCGGCAGTCCAGGGCAAAGCTAAAG AAAACCACAGCATGGCTAGCAGCACTGGGGATGCGGCCAACTCAAATGGAACGGACGAGATTATAAGGCTGCCAGCCAGCGCCGTCAGCCAGGAGCCCACCACGAAATCGTCGCGTGTCAAACGCGCCACCGTGGTGGGCAATCCGATGTTCTCGGCCACCGTCGATGAGTCTGCCACTCCCGGCGAGCGTCTTGGTCTGGACGATCTCGACATGGATTACGAGCAGATCATGCACTACTTTGACAACCTAAAG GAGTCAAATGCCTGA